One genomic region from Arthrobacter pigmenti encodes:
- a CDS encoding DUF1905 domain-containing protein codes for MNLTFDGEIWYWRGPAPFHFVTLPDHQRDELRTVSKIVSYGWGMIPATVSVGATTWTTSLFPKNGGYIVPIKDFVRKNEGVDDGDTVTVALTIGA; via the coding sequence GTGAACCTCACATTCGACGGCGAGATTTGGTACTGGCGCGGGCCGGCACCGTTCCACTTCGTGACCCTCCCCGATCACCAGCGCGACGAGTTAAGAACTGTCTCGAAGATCGTCAGTTACGGCTGGGGCATGATCCCCGCGACAGTGAGCGTCGGCGCGACCACCTGGACGACATCGCTGTTCCCCAAGAACGGCGGGTACATAGTGCCAATCAAGGACTTCGTGCGCAAGAACGAGGGGGTCGACGATGGCGACACGGTCACCGTCGCGCTGACCATTGGGGCCTGA
- the helR gene encoding RNA polymerase recycling motor ATPase HelR, producing the protein MKPLTISAFDLPDILAAKKAPALIDDDEQHFALIADSLERTLTALSERLDAERKASGHKGQAALERDQEIHRLSARLRTLRRFGLDLCLGRMVAAGDDEPVYVGRLGLTDSDGQRLLIDWRSPAAEPFFGATHGNPMGLSSRRRYRWTRGRITDYWDEVFTLVGLENSAALDDQSAFIASLAGSRSSRMRDVLGTIQSDQDAIIRAGSRGPLVVDGGPGTGKTVVALHRTAYLLYSDPRLGHGGAQNQSGVLFVGPHQPYLAYVADVLPSLGEEGVQTCTLSDLTPEGPAAVPEPNPDVARLKSSAKMMEAVEGAVRFYEEPPTEAMTVETPWSDLELSGADWAEAFSAVEAGTPHNEAREQVAEALLTILTDKHDDGVPSDTLRTELARNRDLQSTLNRAWPMIEATDLVGDLWSVPAYLRLCAPWLNRDGVRQLQRKDPAAWTVSDLPLLDAARRRLGDAETARRRRRYEKAAAAEQAHLTRVVEDLIQADDGEGLVTMLRHPDLQKNLVDEGALPGADQDRLAGPFAHVVVDEAQELTDAQWQMLLARCPSRSFTIVGDRAQARHGFTETWQERLGRVGLGKVAVSSLTVNYRTPVEVMAEAEPVIRAAVPDANVPMSVRSNGIPVMQGHVAELGTVLEEWLAAHPVGIACVIGSSTFSAEDRVQALTPELAKGLEFDLVVLVDPERFGEDVEGAVDRYVAMTRATQQLVILHSKASH; encoded by the coding sequence ATGAAACCCCTCACTATCAGTGCCTTCGACCTCCCGGATATCCTCGCCGCCAAGAAGGCCCCGGCCCTGATTGACGACGACGAACAGCACTTCGCCCTCATCGCCGATTCCCTCGAACGAACTCTCACCGCACTGTCCGAACGCCTCGACGCCGAGCGCAAGGCTTCCGGCCACAAGGGCCAGGCCGCGCTCGAACGGGATCAGGAGATTCACCGGCTGAGCGCCCGGCTGCGGACCCTGCGAAGGTTCGGCCTGGACCTGTGCCTCGGGCGCATGGTGGCAGCGGGCGACGACGAGCCCGTCTACGTCGGGCGCCTCGGCCTCACAGACAGCGACGGCCAGCGCCTGCTGATTGACTGGCGCTCCCCGGCGGCCGAACCGTTCTTCGGCGCGACGCACGGAAACCCGATGGGACTCAGCAGCCGCCGCCGCTACCGCTGGACTCGCGGCCGCATCACCGACTACTGGGACGAGGTCTTCACACTGGTTGGGCTCGAAAACAGTGCCGCCCTCGACGACCAGTCCGCCTTCATCGCCAGCCTCGCAGGGAGCCGATCTTCCCGCATGCGGGATGTTCTCGGCACTATCCAGTCAGATCAGGACGCCATCATCCGTGCCGGTTCCCGGGGCCCGCTGGTGGTCGACGGCGGTCCGGGCACGGGCAAGACAGTCGTGGCCCTGCACCGGACCGCGTACCTGCTGTACTCGGACCCGCGTCTCGGCCACGGTGGTGCCCAAAACCAAAGCGGTGTGCTCTTCGTCGGCCCGCATCAGCCGTACCTCGCCTATGTTGCAGATGTCCTGCCCAGCCTGGGCGAGGAAGGTGTGCAAACCTGTACCCTGAGCGACCTCACGCCGGAAGGGCCGGCGGCGGTACCAGAGCCAAACCCCGATGTCGCGCGCCTGAAGTCGTCCGCGAAGATGATGGAAGCGGTTGAGGGGGCGGTGAGGTTCTACGAGGAGCCACCGACCGAAGCCATGACGGTTGAGACGCCGTGGTCCGATCTGGAACTCAGCGGCGCCGACTGGGCCGAGGCGTTCAGCGCCGTGGAGGCCGGCACCCCGCACAACGAGGCACGCGAACAGGTCGCCGAGGCGCTTCTCACCATCCTGACGGACAAGCACGACGACGGCGTCCCTTCCGACACTCTCCGCACAGAATTGGCGCGGAACCGGGACTTGCAGTCGACCCTGAACAGGGCCTGGCCGATGATCGAGGCGACTGACCTCGTTGGTGACCTCTGGTCCGTGCCGGCGTACCTGCGCCTGTGCGCGCCATGGTTGAACCGCGATGGGGTTCGGCAACTGCAGCGGAAGGATCCCGCCGCCTGGACGGTGTCTGACCTGCCGCTTCTCGACGCGGCACGGCGGAGGCTGGGAGACGCGGAGACGGCCCGGCGCCGTCGTCGTTATGAAAAGGCTGCTGCCGCCGAGCAGGCGCACCTCACCCGAGTTGTGGAGGACCTCATTCAGGCCGACGACGGCGAGGGGCTGGTCACCATGCTGCGTCACCCTGACCTGCAGAAGAACCTGGTTGATGAGGGGGCGCTGCCTGGCGCGGATCAGGATCGGTTGGCAGGGCCATTCGCGCATGTCGTCGTGGATGAGGCTCAGGAATTGACCGACGCCCAGTGGCAGATGCTCCTGGCCCGGTGTCCGTCGCGGAGTTTCACGATCGTGGGGGACAGGGCGCAGGCCCGGCACGGGTTCACGGAGACGTGGCAGGAACGGCTCGGGCGGGTGGGACTCGGGAAGGTTGCGGTCTCGTCGCTGACGGTCAATTACCGCACACCGGTGGAGGTGATGGCTGAGGCCGAACCCGTGATCCGGGCCGCGGTGCCGGACGCCAATGTACCGATGTCCGTGCGCTCCAACGGCATTCCGGTGATGCAGGGTCATGTTGCTGAGCTGGGCACTGTTCTTGAGGAGTGGCTCGCAGCTCATCCGGTGGGCATTGCGTGCGTTATCGGCTCGTCGACCTTCTCGGCGGAGGACCGTGTTCAGGCCCTTACGCCGGAGCTCGCGAAGGGGCTCGAGTTCGATCTGGTGGTTCTGGTTGATCCGGAGCGTTTCGGTGAGGACGTTGAGGGTGCCGTGGACCGTTATGTGGCGATGACCCGGGCTACCCAGCAACTGGTCATCCTCCACAGCAAAGCGTCCCATTGA
- the xdhC gene encoding xanthine dehydrogenase accessory protein XdhC: MDWLEALQHLRSEGLPGVLATVSEVRGHAPREAGAKMVVGTDATWGSVGGGNLEATVVDRAREMMAAGNASAENAEFSLSEHAVTQHGRQCCGGKVRVLLEPFLSLPSVAVFGVGHVGLELGRILSRLPLRLFLVDSRGEQLVPDRLAEVSAGVADVQAVHTPVPDSFLRELPAGAHVFIMSHDHSEDFLLCDAALRRGDLGSVGLIGSSAKWSRFRQKLLAEGYSEPEIDGIQCPIGLPDVVGKAPAVIAVSAAADLLRKLTGG, encoded by the coding sequence ATGGACTGGCTGGAGGCCCTGCAGCACCTGAGGTCGGAGGGCCTGCCGGGTGTTCTGGCCACGGTGTCCGAGGTCCGCGGTCATGCCCCGCGGGAGGCCGGAGCCAAGATGGTGGTCGGCACCGACGCTACGTGGGGGAGCGTCGGTGGCGGCAACCTCGAGGCGACAGTCGTGGACAGGGCGCGGGAGATGATGGCCGCCGGGAATGCTTCGGCGGAGAACGCCGAGTTCTCGCTGAGCGAGCACGCGGTGACGCAGCATGGCAGGCAGTGTTGTGGAGGAAAGGTGCGGGTGCTGCTCGAACCATTCCTCTCGCTGCCCTCCGTGGCGGTGTTCGGCGTCGGGCATGTCGGGTTGGAACTCGGACGGATCCTGTCCAGGCTGCCGCTGCGCTTGTTCCTGGTGGACAGCCGGGGTGAGCAGCTTGTGCCGGACCGGCTGGCCGAGGTGAGTGCGGGTGTCGCTGACGTGCAGGCTGTGCACACGCCGGTGCCGGACTCGTTCCTGCGCGAACTGCCCGCCGGCGCGCATGTCTTCATCATGAGCCACGACCACTCCGAGGATTTCCTGCTCTGCGACGCGGCCCTGCGCCGCGGGGATCTTGGTTCGGTGGGGCTGATCGGATCCTCGGCCAAGTGGTCCCGGTTCCGGCAGAAGCTGCTGGCGGAGGGTTACTCGGAGCCCGAGATCGACGGCATCCAGTGCCCGATCGGGTTGCCCGACGTCGTCGGGAAGGCACCGGCGGTCATTGCGGTGAGCGCGGCGGCGGATCTGTTGCGGAAGCTGACCGGAGGCTGA
- the xdhB gene encoding xanthine dehydrogenase molybdopterin binding subunit, whose amino-acid sequence MKSLAERPVNPVVGVSVSHESASAHVTGTALYTDDLIVRSQNVLHAWPLQATHARARILSLRTEPALEVPGVVRVLTSSDVPGVNDAGIKHDEPLFPDEVMFYGHAVCWVLGESLEAARLGAEAVEVEYEPLPSLLTVAEAIDAGSFQGNQPTVERGEPDAALERSTHRFSGEFEFGGQEHFYLETHASFAHIDEGGQVFVQCSTQHPSETQEIVAHVLGLHSHEVTVQCLRMGGGFGGKEMQPHGFAAIAALGATLTGRPVRLRLNRTQDITMSGKRHPFHAKWEVGFDDDGRLQALNATLTSDGGWSLDLSEPVLQRALCHIDNAYFIPNIRVHGRIAKTNKTSQTAFRGFGGPQGMLVIEDLLGRCAPLLGVDPSELRRRNFYEPGQSTPYGQPVRHAERLAAIWQSLEDRSDIARRREEIARFNASHPNQKRALGMTPVKFGISFNLTAFNQAGALVHVYKDGSVLINHGGTEMGQGLHTKMRQVAATALGVPLSFVRLAPTRTDKVPNTSATAASSGADLNGGAIKNACEQISSRLAEVAARKLNIHPDDVRFDAGKVTGIGFHDSELTFEQLARDAYFQRVSLWAAGYYRTEGLHWDSSRMQGEPFKYFSYGAAVTEVEVDRFTGAYRQLRADIVHDVGDTLSPLIDVGQIEGGFVQGAGWLTLEELRWDVSDGANRGRLTTQSASTYKLPSFSEMPEEFNVHLFERATESGVVYGSKAVGEPPLMLAFSVREALREAVAAFGPGARAVELGSPATPEAVFWAIERASVSSAKLASSDLPKDDDDAHQDSARRAPVTTSVR is encoded by the coding sequence GTGAAATCCCTCGCAGAACGTCCCGTGAATCCCGTGGTCGGCGTTTCGGTCTCCCACGAGAGCGCGTCCGCCCACGTGACCGGAACCGCCCTCTACACCGACGACCTCATTGTCCGCAGCCAGAACGTCCTCCATGCCTGGCCACTTCAGGCGACGCACGCGCGGGCACGGATTCTGAGCCTGCGCACCGAACCCGCGCTGGAGGTTCCCGGCGTGGTGAGGGTGCTGACGTCGTCGGACGTTCCAGGTGTCAATGACGCCGGCATCAAGCACGACGAACCGCTCTTCCCTGACGAGGTCATGTTCTACGGCCACGCAGTGTGCTGGGTTCTGGGTGAGTCCCTGGAGGCCGCCCGGCTGGGCGCCGAGGCCGTCGAGGTGGAGTATGAGCCGCTGCCCTCGCTGCTGACAGTGGCCGAAGCGATCGACGCCGGGAGCTTCCAGGGCAACCAGCCCACCGTCGAGCGCGGCGAGCCGGATGCGGCGTTGGAACGCTCAACGCACCGGTTCAGCGGCGAGTTCGAGTTCGGCGGCCAGGAGCACTTCTACCTCGAGACGCACGCATCGTTCGCCCACATCGACGAGGGTGGGCAGGTGTTCGTCCAGTGCAGCACCCAGCATCCCTCCGAGACCCAGGAGATCGTGGCGCACGTCCTTGGCCTGCACAGCCATGAAGTGACGGTGCAGTGCCTGCGGATGGGCGGCGGGTTCGGCGGCAAGGAGATGCAGCCGCACGGATTCGCTGCGATCGCGGCCCTCGGGGCAACCCTCACGGGCCGCCCTGTCCGCCTGCGCCTGAACCGCACACAGGACATCACCATGTCCGGCAAGCGCCACCCCTTCCACGCGAAGTGGGAAGTAGGGTTCGACGACGACGGCCGCCTCCAGGCACTCAATGCCACCCTCACCAGCGACGGCGGCTGGAGCCTCGACCTCTCGGAGCCGGTGCTGCAGCGCGCTTTGTGCCACATCGACAACGCGTACTTCATCCCGAACATTCGGGTCCACGGGCGCATCGCGAAGACCAACAAGACTTCGCAGACGGCGTTCCGCGGGTTTGGCGGCCCCCAGGGGATGCTCGTCATCGAGGACCTGCTCGGCCGGTGCGCGCCGTTGCTGGGGGTGGATCCGAGCGAGCTCCGGCGTCGTAATTTCTACGAACCAGGCCAGAGCACACCGTACGGCCAGCCCGTGCGGCACGCCGAGCGGCTGGCGGCGATCTGGCAGTCGCTGGAGGACCGCTCGGACATTGCGCGGCGGCGGGAGGAGATCGCCCGGTTCAACGCATCGCACCCGAACCAGAAGCGCGCGCTCGGCATGACGCCGGTCAAGTTCGGTATCTCGTTCAACCTGACGGCGTTCAACCAGGCCGGTGCGCTGGTGCACGTCTACAAGGACGGCTCGGTGCTCATCAACCACGGCGGAACCGAAATGGGTCAGGGCCTACACACGAAGATGCGCCAGGTCGCCGCGACCGCGCTCGGAGTCCCGCTGTCATTTGTCCGGCTGGCCCCGACGCGGACCGACAAGGTGCCCAACACCTCTGCAACGGCGGCCAGCTCCGGTGCTGACCTCAACGGCGGCGCCATCAAGAACGCGTGCGAGCAGATCAGCTCCCGGCTTGCGGAAGTGGCGGCACGGAAGCTGAACATCCACCCCGACGACGTCCGCTTCGACGCTGGCAAGGTCACCGGCATCGGCTTCCACGACTCCGAACTGACCTTCGAACAGCTGGCCCGCGACGCGTACTTCCAGCGCGTCTCCCTCTGGGCTGCCGGGTACTACCGGACGGAGGGCCTGCACTGGGACAGCTCCCGCATGCAGGGCGAACCGTTCAAGTACTTCAGCTACGGCGCTGCGGTCACAGAGGTTGAGGTTGACCGCTTCACCGGCGCGTATCGCCAGCTTCGGGCGGACATCGTGCACGACGTCGGTGACACCCTTTCGCCCCTGATCGACGTCGGACAGATTGAGGGCGGCTTCGTACAGGGGGCCGGCTGGCTCACGCTGGAAGAGCTGCGGTGGGACGTGTCCGACGGCGCCAACCGCGGCCGCCTGACTACCCAGTCCGCCAGCACCTACAAGCTGCCGAGTTTCTCCGAAATGCCGGAGGAGTTCAACGTGCACCTGTTCGAGCGGGCCACTGAGAGCGGCGTTGTCTACGGATCCAAGGCCGTTGGTGAACCCCCGCTGATGCTGGCGTTCAGCGTTCGGGAAGCCCTTCGTGAAGCGGTTGCCGCCTTCGGCCCGGGCGCCCGCGCCGTGGAACTCGGTAGCCCGGCTACGCCGGAAGCCGTGTTCTGGGCGATCGAACGGGCATCTGTCAGTAGCGCAAAGCTCGCGTCGTCGGATCTTCCCAAGGACGACGACGACGCGCACCAGGACAGCGCGCGGCGCGCCCCCGTCACCACATCAGTGCGTTGA
- a CDS encoding xanthine dehydrogenase small subunit has protein sequence MEGIRVTVNGEVRDCSGTNPHTRLLDWLRDEGLTGSKEGCAEGECGACAVLVARPDGPDRSRWTSVNACLPPALAFDGQEIITAEGLGNVSNACTPEELHPVQREMAERGGSQCGYCTPGFICSMAAEYYRPERTPADSDTSDGATGPSVVGEDHATDHECGPNGFDLHALSGNLCRCTGYRPIRDAAYALETPPDADPLLDRQNRPAPVPQRTKTEQFSRPETLTEVLQALQDNPDTKLVAGATDLGVEVNLRHSRPTTTIAIDRLEELRTLRQSADSIEIGAALTLSEVERALAGRVPLLSHLFPQFASRLIRNAATFGGNLSTGSPIGDSAPVFLALDTRVVLASVEGEREVPLSEYYTGYRQSVRKPNELLRAMRIPLPLAESTAFYKIAKRRFDDISSVSVGIAMQLSDGVVSSVRIGLGGVAATPIRALKTEAALVGQPWTSDTAAAAAVVMAGEGTPIDDMRASALYRSAMLRQALLRFHAENAPALEVAK, from the coding sequence ATGGAAGGAATCAGGGTAACCGTCAACGGCGAAGTCCGTGACTGCAGTGGGACAAACCCGCACACTCGACTACTCGACTGGCTGCGGGACGAAGGACTCACCGGTTCAAAGGAAGGCTGCGCCGAAGGGGAATGCGGCGCATGTGCCGTCCTCGTAGCGAGGCCGGACGGACCGGATCGCAGCCGCTGGACCTCTGTTAACGCCTGCCTACCGCCCGCCCTCGCCTTCGACGGGCAGGAAATCATCACGGCGGAGGGTCTCGGAAACGTCTCCAACGCGTGTACGCCCGAAGAGCTGCACCCCGTCCAGCGTGAGATGGCGGAACGCGGCGGCTCGCAGTGCGGCTACTGCACTCCCGGATTCATCTGCTCAATGGCCGCCGAGTACTACCGCCCTGAGCGGACGCCAGCTGACAGCGACACATCTGATGGAGCAACCGGGCCCTCAGTGGTCGGCGAAGATCACGCCACGGACCACGAGTGCGGGCCCAACGGCTTCGACCTTCACGCCCTCAGCGGAAACCTCTGCCGCTGCACCGGCTACCGGCCAATCCGCGATGCTGCCTACGCACTCGAGACGCCACCGGACGCCGATCCGCTGCTGGACCGGCAGAACCGTCCGGCACCTGTGCCGCAGCGCACAAAGACGGAACAGTTCAGCCGCCCGGAAACTCTCACAGAGGTACTGCAGGCGCTGCAGGACAACCCGGACACCAAGCTGGTTGCCGGTGCAACCGATCTGGGCGTCGAAGTGAATCTCCGGCACTCGCGCCCGACGACGACGATCGCCATCGACCGGCTCGAAGAGCTCAGGACGTTGCGCCAGAGCGCGGACTCTATCGAGATCGGCGCCGCCCTCACCCTGTCGGAAGTGGAACGTGCGCTCGCCGGCCGCGTACCCCTGCTCAGCCACCTCTTCCCGCAGTTTGCATCCCGCCTGATCCGCAACGCCGCAACCTTCGGCGGGAACCTGTCCACCGGTTCGCCCATCGGCGACTCCGCGCCGGTCTTCCTCGCGCTGGACACGAGAGTTGTCCTGGCCTCGGTAGAGGGGGAACGCGAGGTCCCGCTCTCGGAGTACTACACCGGCTACCGGCAGTCCGTGCGTAAACCCAACGAACTGCTGCGCGCCATGAGAATCCCGCTGCCGCTCGCCGAGAGCACAGCGTTCTACAAGATCGCCAAGCGGCGCTTCGATGACATCTCCAGCGTGTCGGTGGGCATCGCCATGCAATTGAGCGACGGCGTCGTGAGTTCCGTCAGGATCGGGCTGGGCGGTGTCGCGGCGACGCCAATCAGGGCACTGAAGACTGAAGCGGCGCTCGTGGGACAACCGTGGACGTCCGACACCGCCGCCGCGGCCGCAGTGGTCATGGCCGGCGAAGGAACACCAATCGATGACATGCGGGCCAGCGCGCTTTACCGCTCGGCCATGCTGAGACAAGCCTTGCTGCGGTTCCACGCAGAGAACGCACCGGCACTGGAGGTGGCCAAGTGA
- a CDS encoding FAD-dependent oxidoreductase codes for MTKPNILTVDDDPQVSAAVARDLRSRYGPEFRILRASSGAEALDVLDKLALRDQAVALIAADQRMPRMTGIELLERARPQAPGAKFLLLTAYADTDVAIRAINDIGLDYYLLKPWDPPAQRLYPVVDDLLDDWRRANPDHTSDLRVVGARWSDRSHEIKTFLARNYVPYRWYNIERDAEASRLRDLAGAAPEDMPIVLLPDGAVLKSPSTLELASALGLRTRAEQPLYDVCIVGGGPAGLAAAVYAASEGLSTVIVEREAPGGQAGQSAAIENYLGFPKGLSGSDLTQRAMAQVSRFGAEVVLANDVVGFESRGQVRAVLFGSKDIEARALIIATGVSYRRLEAEGMEALSGRGVYYGANASEASQCEGDDVYVVGAANSAGQAALNLARFAKRVVLVVRSGTLEATMSHYLIQRITSSPAIEVRYRSEVVAVHGDGHLESVTIADRDTGGTEEVPSSWLYIFIGASPRTSWLGDDVVRDERGFVVTGHDLLNPGYPPRWPLTRAPFALETSVPGVFAAGDVRLDSMKRVASAVGEGAMSVYLVHRYLGTV; via the coding sequence ATGACGAAACCGAACATCCTTACGGTTGATGACGATCCGCAGGTTTCGGCGGCCGTGGCCCGCGATCTCCGCAGCAGGTACGGGCCCGAGTTCCGGATCCTCCGGGCCTCCTCAGGCGCCGAGGCACTGGATGTCCTGGACAAGCTCGCTCTGCGGGACCAGGCGGTTGCCTTGATCGCGGCGGACCAGCGGATGCCCCGAATGACCGGGATCGAACTGCTGGAGCGCGCACGGCCGCAGGCGCCCGGTGCGAAATTCCTTCTCCTCACTGCCTACGCGGATACCGACGTCGCCATCCGGGCGATCAACGACATCGGGCTCGACTATTACCTGCTCAAACCGTGGGATCCACCCGCCCAGCGACTGTATCCGGTAGTCGATGACCTGCTCGACGACTGGCGAAGGGCGAACCCGGATCACACCTCGGACCTGCGCGTGGTCGGCGCCAGATGGTCCGACCGCAGCCACGAAATCAAGACCTTCCTTGCCCGCAACTACGTGCCCTACCGCTGGTACAACATCGAGCGCGACGCCGAAGCTTCACGCTTGCGAGACCTTGCGGGAGCGGCTCCGGAAGACATGCCCATAGTGCTGCTTCCCGACGGCGCCGTACTCAAGTCGCCGTCGACGCTCGAACTTGCATCCGCTCTGGGTTTGCGGACCCGTGCCGAACAGCCGCTCTACGACGTCTGCATCGTCGGGGGCGGACCGGCGGGCTTGGCCGCCGCCGTTTACGCGGCATCGGAAGGACTCAGCACCGTGATCGTCGAGCGCGAGGCACCCGGCGGCCAGGCCGGCCAGAGCGCCGCCATCGAGAACTACCTAGGGTTCCCGAAGGGTCTGAGCGGCTCCGACCTGACACAGCGGGCAATGGCGCAGGTCTCCCGGTTTGGGGCGGAAGTAGTGCTGGCGAACGACGTCGTCGGCTTTGAGTCCCGCGGTCAGGTACGGGCCGTTCTTTTTGGGTCGAAAGACATCGAGGCGCGGGCACTCATCATTGCCACAGGGGTGTCCTACCGGCGCCTCGAAGCGGAAGGGATGGAGGCGCTCAGCGGCCGCGGTGTTTACTACGGCGCGAACGCAAGCGAAGCCAGTCAGTGCGAGGGTGACGACGTCTACGTTGTCGGTGCCGCGAACTCCGCCGGGCAGGCCGCGCTGAATCTCGCGCGTTTCGCGAAGCGGGTGGTGCTTGTGGTCCGTTCCGGAACCCTCGAGGCAACAATGTCCCATTACCTTATTCAACGCATCACCTCATCGCCGGCGATCGAGGTCCGCTATCGCAGTGAGGTTGTGGCGGTTCACGGGGACGGCCATCTTGAATCCGTCACTATTGCGGACAGGGACACAGGCGGCACTGAGGAAGTCCCCTCAAGCTGGCTCTACATCTTCATTGGTGCGTCTCCGCGAACAAGCTGGCTTGGCGACGACGTCGTCCGTGATGAAAGGGGATTCGTCGTCACGGGGCACGACCTGCTCAATCCGGGCTACCCTCCGCGTTGGCCGCTGACCCGTGCGCCGTTTGCACTGGAAACCAGCGTGCCTGGCGTGTTCGCTGCCGGGGACGTCCGGCTGGACTCGATGAAGCGGGTGGCATCGGCAGTGGGCGAAGGCGCCATGTCCGTCTACCTGGTGCATCGCTATCTGGGGACCGTCTGA
- a CDS encoding ATP-binding protein, with translation MDPSDLREIDLFTGLSDEQLAELIEAGDEVPVKPAINLFEEGEPADYWWVLIDGSLQLVRHVGREDSVVGTMDVPGRWAGGFRAWDPASVYLATGRGRTPGRVLRVPATALRELFGKWFPFGVHFIEGLYGTARRIESTVRQREALATLGTLSAGLAHEINNPAAAASRAVDALEDASGSLLASVGRLTRTGITPVQFADLEALRREITTTTAVPDAITLADQEDLLIDWLSERQVERDWLIGPTLAAAGVDLDWCGRAEALFEGPALDPALEWVAATVSMERLLAEVRESTRRVSELVAAVKSYSQMDRGSRQTIDVVEGLESTLVMLGHKLRGGVEIVREYSDDVPRIDAYPGELNQVWTNLIDNAVDAMDGVGTLRVATRAEGAEVSVEIGDTGPGLAPSVSKRAFEAFYTTKDVGKGTGLGLDIARRIVVERHGGTIDFESVPGNTVFRVRLPLVQS, from the coding sequence ATGGACCCGAGCGACCTGCGGGAGATCGACCTCTTCACCGGACTCAGTGACGAACAGCTGGCCGAACTCATCGAAGCAGGTGACGAGGTTCCCGTGAAACCCGCCATCAACCTCTTCGAGGAGGGTGAACCAGCGGACTACTGGTGGGTACTCATCGACGGCAGCCTTCAGCTGGTCCGGCACGTGGGACGGGAGGATAGCGTCGTCGGGACCATGGATGTGCCGGGGCGTTGGGCTGGAGGTTTCCGCGCCTGGGATCCGGCCAGCGTGTACCTTGCCACCGGCCGGGGAAGGACGCCTGGCCGGGTGCTCCGGGTCCCCGCCACAGCCCTGCGAGAGCTGTTCGGGAAGTGGTTTCCGTTCGGCGTGCATTTCATCGAAGGCTTGTACGGGACGGCCCGGCGCATCGAATCCACCGTGCGCCAGCGGGAGGCCCTGGCAACGCTCGGCACACTTTCGGCGGGCCTCGCGCACGAGATCAACAATCCCGCAGCCGCCGCGAGCCGGGCCGTCGACGCCCTCGAGGACGCATCGGGATCCCTGCTCGCCTCCGTGGGGCGCCTCACCCGCACCGGCATCACTCCGGTCCAATTTGCTGATCTGGAAGCCCTACGGCGGGAGATAACGACGACGACGGCCGTTCCTGACGCAATCACGCTCGCCGATCAGGAGGATCTCCTCATTGACTGGCTGTCGGAGCGGCAGGTCGAGCGCGACTGGCTCATCGGTCCAACTCTGGCCGCAGCGGGTGTTGACCTGGATTGGTGCGGTCGAGCCGAGGCCTTGTTCGAAGGGCCGGCGTTGGACCCTGCACTGGAGTGGGTAGCCGCCACCGTGTCCATGGAAAGATTGCTCGCTGAGGTACGGGAGTCCACCAGGAGGGTCTCGGAACTTGTTGCGGCCGTGAAGTCCTACTCTCAGATGGACCGGGGCTCCCGCCAGACCATCGACGTGGTTGAGGGACTCGAAAGCACGCTGGTGATGCTTGGGCACAAGCTTCGCGGCGGCGTGGAAATCGTGCGCGAGTACAGTGACGACGTTCCCCGCATCGACGCCTACCCGGGCGAACTGAATCAGGTGTGGACCAACCTGATCGACAACGCCGTGGACGCGATGGACGGCGTCGGCACCCTGCGCGTAGCCACCCGGGCCGAGGGAGCGGAAGTGTCGGTCGAAATAGGTGACACCGGACCGGGGTTAGCGCCCTCGGTGTCGAAGCGGGCCTTCGAGGCGTTCTATACAACCAAGGACGTCGGCAAGGGAACTGGGTTGGGACTCGACATTGCCCGGCGAATTGTTGTCGAAAGGCATGGTGGGACCATCGACTTCGAATCCGTCCCGGGCAACACTGTCTTCCGGGTGCGGCTCCCGCTCGTCCAGTCCTGA
- a CDS encoding helix-turn-helix domain-containing protein, translating to MLVIVELASGPRRFRELQRAVEGISQRMLTLTVRRLERDGLITRTVLAAVPPQVTYDLTDRGASLTHLVKQLADWSLAHKDAIGDSREDYDRANPGNEIR from the coding sequence GTGTTGGTAATCGTCGAGCTGGCGTCAGGTCCCAGAAGATTTCGCGAACTGCAGCGGGCCGTTGAGGGGATCTCCCAGCGGATGCTGACGCTCACGGTGCGCCGGTTGGAACGAGACGGACTGATCACGCGAACCGTGCTCGCGGCGGTTCCCCCGCAGGTCACCTACGACCTCACCGATCGTGGGGCGAGCCTGACCCACCTGGTCAAGCAACTGGCGGACTGGTCCCTGGCACACAAGGACGCCATTGGCGATTCACGCGAGGACTATGACCGGGCGAATCCGGGGAACGAAATCCGGTAG